The following proteins are encoded in a genomic region of Terriglobia bacterium:
- a CDS encoding FumA C-terminus/TtdB family hydratase beta subunit, whose protein sequence is MNRELFRNNILELIRRTSAFLPPDVEAVINLQRKLEASGSKADFALELVAQNIGLAKARSLPICQDTGTIGFYFETPSGVDQIELEELCCEAVKQATTKGYLRQNSVDSVDGTNSGDNLGPGSPVFHWEQTRDSNIHVRLILKGGGCENMSAQYSLPMEIQGKRVDRNLEGVRACILDAIWKAQGKGCGPGFIGVAIGGDRASGYDFAKRQLLRTVEDASPDPVLAELEARVMKEANTLDIGPMGFSGKFTVGCCKIGKLNRLPASFFVSVAYMCWAYRRRGVVLDGTGNVVEWLYQAPHEFQHEEPMPELTLPAADVVRLQTPLSEADVRKLKVGDVVLLDGVVFTGRDAVHKYLHDGGELDVIRNGVIYHCGPVVLKNGDEYRVVAAGPTTSIREEPYQADIIKRFGVKAVIGKGGMGPKTQKACQEHGCVYLHGIGGAAQIYAQCVQRVLSVRLEQFGSPEAVWELEVKNFPAVVAIDAHGNNLQQVVTDHSRELLAATL, encoded by the coding sequence ATGAATCGCGAACTATTCCGTAACAATATTCTTGAACTGATCCGCAGGACCTCTGCGTTCCTGCCGCCCGATGTCGAGGCGGTCATTAATCTCCAACGCAAGCTTGAGGCTTCCGGATCGAAGGCCGACTTTGCGCTGGAATTGGTCGCGCAGAACATCGGACTGGCGAAGGCGAGATCGCTTCCCATCTGCCAGGATACCGGGACGATCGGCTTTTACTTCGAAACCCCGAGCGGCGTCGACCAGATCGAGCTTGAAGAACTTTGTTGCGAGGCTGTTAAACAAGCGACCACCAAGGGTTACCTGCGCCAGAACTCTGTGGACAGCGTTGACGGCACCAACAGCGGCGACAATCTCGGGCCCGGCAGCCCGGTTTTTCACTGGGAGCAGACGCGCGATTCCAACATTCATGTCCGGCTCATTCTGAAAGGCGGCGGATGCGAGAACATGAGCGCGCAATACAGCCTGCCCATGGAAATTCAAGGCAAGCGCGTGGACCGGAATCTCGAAGGCGTTCGGGCATGCATCCTGGATGCAATCTGGAAGGCGCAGGGAAAGGGCTGCGGACCGGGGTTCATCGGCGTCGCGATCGGTGGCGATCGTGCATCGGGTTATGACTTTGCGAAGCGGCAGCTTTTGCGAACGGTGGAAGACGCCAGCCCGGATCCAGTGCTGGCCGAACTGGAAGCGCGCGTCATGAAGGAAGCCAACACGCTCGACATCGGCCCCATGGGTTTTTCCGGCAAGTTCACAGTCGGATGCTGCAAAATCGGCAAGCTCAACCGCCTGCCGGCGTCGTTTTTTGTTTCAGTTGCTTACATGTGCTGGGCCTACCGGCGGCGCGGCGTCGTTCTCGACGGAACGGGAAATGTCGTCGAATGGCTGTATCAGGCGCCTCATGAATTCCAGCACGAAGAACCGATGCCGGAATTGACGTTGCCCGCAGCCGACGTGGTTCGACTGCAGACGCCGCTAAGCGAAGCCGACGTTCGAAAGCTCAAGGTCGGAGATGTCGTCCTGCTCGATGGCGTGGTGTTCACCGGCCGCGACGCGGTTCACAAGTACCTGCACGACGGCGGGGAACTGGACGTCATCCGGAACGGCGTGATCTATCACTGCGGCCCCGTCGTGCTCAAGAACGGTGACGAATATCGCGTGGTCGCCGCAGGTCCGACCACATCCATTCGCGAAGAGCCCTATCAGGCAGATATCATCAAACGGTTCGGCGTGAAAGCCGTTATCGGCAAAGGCGGCATGGGACCAAAGACGCAGAAGGCGTGCCAGGAACATGGTTGCGTGTACCTGCACGGAATCGGCGGCGCCGCACAGATCTACGCCCAATGCGTGCAGCGCGTGCTCAGCGTACGGCTGGAGCAGTTCGGCAGTCCTGAGGCCGTCTGGGAACTGGAAGTGAAGAACTTTCCGGCCGTGGTGGCCATCGACGCTCACGGCAACAACCTGCAGCAGGTGGTTACCGACCATTCCAGGGAACTGCTGGCCGCGACTCTGTAG